The following coding sequences lie in one Silene latifolia isolate original U9 population chromosome 5, ASM4854445v1, whole genome shotgun sequence genomic window:
- the LOC141657002 gene encoding disease resistance protein RGA2-like isoform X2: MASQRAVTGSDGISKKVLSFFSYSNQIAFAFSISSKIKKIRKELDNIVKDSSEFALVLRPHEESEEQRLIRQLRGQTHSFIAVDEVIGREDDREAIIDIMMASHAAEEQRLAVIPIVGIGGLGKTTLAQLLYNDERVEKNFELKLWVCVSEVFDVKQITKKIIMSATNCTSQNLEMDQLQGQLRKEIGGKKYLLVLDDVWNEKPEEWLNLKALLMVGGEGSQILVTTRSRKVADIMGNVQAYELSGLSEEKAWTLFEKMAFNPGESQKQPQLVKLAEEIVKRCVGVPLALRSLGTLLRGEEEWKWISIAGTSFVNLPDKQNNVMAILKLSYHHLLSPLKNCFAYCALFPKDYKFETDMLIDLWMAEGFVIPSGKTQCLEELCHEYLMQLLQRCFFQDITRDEWGSISSFKMHDLMHDLAIEVAGIECRSKVADLRDGDINVKIRHLSFDHYYQTGSWKIPSYMLEAKQLRTFLLPDYNRSGSYFNKAILRQLISNFKCLRVLDMRDRGVKSLPKFIGKLIHLRYLNLSMNPIEELPHSITKLHNLHTLILYHCKWLRALPIHTRKLINLRNLNTLDCNSMTHMPSGLGELTSLHKLPIFIVKCNESNTLQSDASTAQLRDLKALNNLSGSLKIIFFNFLMDPESESREANLHSKHRLTELVLEFEDCGNMDHDEAILEGLKPHQNLKKLDIDSYKGRKLPSWAMGDCFFKTLPNLVEVHLSFFENCREVPSFSQLPFLKRMSVECLLEVEYMERSLLGIDLSLSPPQTFFPSLQELRLYGMLKLKGWWEDIETIDYSDHVNISHQSSQHYPLSLSFSKLAKLEINSCLELKTFPLCPIVEELTLWDVNKHLTLLSEVTSSQASADVGSSVTTSEYCSKLKTLSVDEVEHLFSLPRECLAHITSLAIKDPRLLNTCLLKEVFQHLPSLASLTYLCCFHLESIFEGLEHLTCLESLVLENCWELDLSQNTQVDCDMPWKALKSIRSLDILYIRKLHHLPNGFQHLTKLRILKLEYNGNLEALPEWISCFSSLEYMSLSKCPQLTCLPEGFSKLAALYELQIEDCPGLTNRCAGPTGDDWPKIQHIPLLSVKEKSKMIYRVSRA; this comes from the coding sequence ATGGCATCGCAAAGGGCAGTCACAGGCAGTGACGGTATATCTAAAAAGGTACTCAGTTTCTTTTCCTACTCAAACCAAATTGCTTTTGCCTTCAGTATTTCTAGTAAGATTAAAAAGATTAGGAAAGAGCTTGATAACATAGTTAAAGACAGCTCTGAATTTGCCTTGGTACTACGCCCTCATGAGGAAAGTGAGGAACAAAGGCTAATTAGGCAACTGAGAGGGCAAACTCACTCTTTCATAGCTGTAGATGAAGTTATTGGTAGAGAGGATGATAGAGAGGCCATCATAGATATTATGATGGCGTCTCATGCTGCGGAAGAGCAGCGACTAGCTGTCATCCCTATTGTAGGGATCGGGGGTTTGGGGAAGACAACTTTAGCTCAACTGTTGTATAATGATGAACGCGTTGAGAAGAACTTTGAGCTCAAGTTATGGGTTTGTGTCTCGGAAGTCTTTGATGTGAAGCAAATCACAAAGAAGATTATTATGTCAGCGACAAATTGCACGTCTCAGAATTTAGAGATGGACCAGTTGCAAGGCCAACTAAGGAAAGAAATTGGGGGAAAGAAATATTTACTTGTTCTTGATGATGTGTGGAATGAGAAGCCTGAGGAATGGCTAAATCTAAAAGCACTTTTAATGGTTGGTGGAGAAGGAAGCCAGATATTGGTAACTACACGTTCAAGAAAGGTGGCCGATATCATGGGCAATGTTCAGGCTTATGAGTTAAGTGGCCTTTCCGAAGAGAAGGCTTGGACATTATTTGAAAAGATGGCATTTAATCCTGGAGAATCTCAAAAGCAACCGCAATTGGTGAAATTAGCGGAAGAGATTGTGAAAAGGTGTGTAGGTGTTCCATTGGCCCTAAGAAGTTTAGGAACTCTTTTACGTGGAGAAGAAGAGTGGAAGTGGATTTCAATTGCGGGTACTAGCTTTGTGAATTTGCCTGATAAACAGAACAACGTTATGGCTATTTTAAAGCTCAGCTATCATCACTTGTTGTCTCCATTAAAGAACTGTTTTGCTTATTGTGCATTATTTCCTAAGGATTATAAATTTGAAACCGATATGTTAATTGATCTTTGGATGGCGGAGGGCTTTGTTATTCCATCTGGTAAAACTCAATGTTTAGAAGAGCTTTGTCACGAGTATTTAATGCAATTGCTGCAAAGGTGCTTCTTTCAAGATATAACAAGAGATGAATGGGGAAGTATTTCAAGTTTCAAAATGCATGATTTAATGCATGATTTGGCCATAGAAGTAGCTGGAATCGAGTGTCGGAGTAAAGTGGCAGACTTACGGGATGGAGATATCAATGTCAAAATCCGTCACTTGTCCTTTGATCATTATTATCAGACTGGCTCATGGAAGATCCCAAGTTACATGCTAGAGGCGAAACAATTGAGGACCTTTCTTTTGCCAGACTATAATAGATCTGGATCATATTTCAACAAAGCTATTCTTCGACAGCTAATTTCAAACTTCAAATGCTTGCGCGTGTTGGATATGCGTGATCGTGGGGTCAAGAGTCTACCCAAATTCATTGGCAAGTTAATTCACTTAAGGTACCTTAATCTGTCCATGAACCCTATAGAAGAACTTCCACATTCAATTACAAAACTTCATAATTTGCACACTTTGATTCTCTACCATTGCAAATGGCTTAGAGCATTACCTATCCATACTAGAAAACTTATTAATCTTAGGAACCTCAATACTCTTGATTGCAATTCTATGACCCATATGCCATCTGGCCTTGGAGAATTAACTTCTCTTCATAAATTACCCATCTTTATAGTGAAATGTAATGAATCTAATACCCTACAGTCCGATGCTTCCACTGCTCAGTTAAGGGACCTGAAGGCACTTAATAACCTAAGTGGATcattaaaaataattttttttaactttCTAATGGACCCTGAAAGTGAATCAAGAGAAGCAAACTTGCATAGCAAACACAGGCTGACTGAGTTAGTTTTGGAATTTGAGGACTGTGGCAATATGGACCATGATGAGGCTATTTTAGAAGGTCTGAAACCACACCAAAACTTGAAGAAGTTGGATATAGATTCATACAAAGGTAGAAAGCTCCCGAGTTGGGCAATGGGAGATTGTTTCTTTAAGACTCTTCCAAATCTAGTGGAAGTCCATCTTTCTTTCTTCGAAAATTGCCGAGAAGTCCCTTCTTTCAGCCAACTCCCTTTCTTAAAACGCATGTCTGTTGAATGTCTTCTTGAAGTGGAGTACATGGAAAGGAGTCTACTTGGGATTGATTTATCGCTATCACCCCCTCAAACATTTTTTCCATCTCTTCAGGAACTTAGACTCTATGGTATGTTAAAGTTGAAAGGATGGTGGGAGGACATAGAGACGATAGATTACAGTGATCATGTGAATATATCTCACCAGTCAAGTCAACATTATCCTCTATCTCTGTCATTCTCCAAACTTGCAAAATTGGAAATAAATTCATGCCTGGAACTAAAAACCTTTCCACTTTGTCCTATTGTCGAGGAATTAACACTATGGGATGTCAACAAACACCTCACTTTGTTATCAGAAGTAACAAGCTCCCAAGCGAGTGCTGATGTTGGGTCTTCAGTCACCACATCTGAGTACTGTTCAAAGCTGAAGACCTTGAGCGTGGATGAAGTTGAACACCTTTTTTCATTGCCGCGAGAATGCTTAGCTCATATTACTTCATTGGCTATTAAAGATCCAAGGTTGCTTAACACTTGCTTACTCAAGGAAGTCTTTCAGCATCTCCCTTCTCTCGCCTCTTTGACTTATTTATGTTGTTTCCATCTCGAATCAATTTTTGAGGGGCTGGAACATCTCACTTGTCTGGAAAGTTTAGTCTTGGAGAATTGCTGGGAATTAGATCTTTCACAAAATACACAAGTCGACTGTGACATGCCGTGGAAAGCCTTGAAGAGTATTCGTTCGTTGGATATTCTATACATTCGTAAGCTACATCATCTCCCGAATGGGTTTCAACACCTTACAAAGCTTCGCATTCTGAAACTAGAATATAATGGTAATTTGGAAGCATTGCCAGAATGGATAAGTTGCTTCTCGTCTCTTGAATATATGAGTTTGTCCAAGTGTCCTCAGCTGACATGTCTGCCTGAAGGATTTAGTAAGCTCGCTGCCTTATATGAACTCCAGATCGAGGATTGTCCGGGATTAACCAACAGATGTGCTGGCCCAACTGGTGACGACTGGCCTAAGATTCAGCATATCCCACTACTTTCTGTCAAAGAGAAATCCAAAATGATATACCGTGTTTCTCGCGCCTAG